AGCGATTTCTCTACCCATGCGTGCCGCTTCTCCCTGCGTGGTACCCGTCCCTACAGTTGCATAGAAATAGTCATGGATTTTTCCAATCATACCTTCTGCCTCATATTTACGCACTGCATCTAGAGGTAACACACGGTTAGGGTCTTCATTTGCTGCTGCAGGGTCATAGCCGGCGTGGATTGTCTTATAGTCACCAGCAGGTAAGCTTTCTAAATGAGCAATATTATATTTACCCCATTTAGTTGCTGAAGCTGATTGAATACGATCCGGGTTATCAGAAGGAACTATACCACCAGATGTTACCAGAGCTACAGTCACTTTACTCAAATCTTTAATGGCAGGGGCAATGGGAACTTTGTCAGTTTTAGGGATAGGCATCTCTGTTTGATAAGGCTCATTACGCAGTTTCTTGAGCAGCATGTCCATTGCTCTGTCAGCAGCTGTTACCGGAGTAGCTAACCAAACTTGATGCCTAATTCCCCTTGGAAAATATCCCTCTTCACTGGCCGAAAGAAGGGTTTCTCCCCGTGCTATTTTATCAGCCAATGCTGCCATTTTGGCTAAATCTTCCCGCATTTGGGCTGCACTTTTCCCGCCCGGAAAAATATAGGCATCTTTTTTGAACATGCTTACACCAGGGTTTTCTTCATTCATTGAGGTAATGACGGGTATACCAAATTTCTCCTGAACTGCCT
This region of Zhaonella formicivorans genomic DNA includes:
- the grdH gene encoding betaine reductase selenoprotein B, translating into MKKAIHYINQFFGQIGGEEKADFEPEIREGLVGPAIGLNAALKEVEITHTIICGDNYMGSNEEEALKMILGFLEDKEFDIFFAGPAFLAGRYGNACGLVCKAVQEKFGIPVITSMNEENPGVSMFKKDAYIFPGGKSAAQMREDLAKMAALADKIARGETLLSASEEGYFPRGIRHQVWLATPVTAADRAMDMLLKKLRNEPYQTEMPIPKTDKVPIAPAIKDLSKVTVALVTSGGIVPSDNPDRIQSASATKWGKYNIAHLESLPAGDYKTIHAGYDPAAANEDPNRVLPLDAVRKYEAEGMIGKIHDYFYATVGTGTTQGEAARMGREIAEDLLASGVQAVILTSTUGTCTRCGATITKEIEKKGITIVQMCNLIPIAKTVGANRIVPTISIPYPLGDPNTLKAEQWKLRYHRVGVAIQALATDIEDQTVFPVKI